A single Scleropages formosus chromosome 4, fSclFor1.1, whole genome shotgun sequence DNA region contains:
- the LOC108934446 gene encoding pre-mRNA-splicing factor RBM22-like: MATSLGSNTYNRQNWEDSDFPILCQTCLGENPYIRMTKEKYGKECKICARPFTVFRWCPGVRMRFKKTEVCQTCSKMKNVCQTCLLDLEYGLPIQVRDTGLTIKDDMPKSDVNKEYYTQNMEREIQNSDGTRLVGQLGKGPGYSDMLLKLARTTPYYKRNRPHICSFWVKGECKRGEECPYRHEKPTDPDDPLADQNIKDRFYGINDPVAEKLLKRASTMPRLDPPEDKSITTLYVGGLGDCITELELRNHFYQFGEIRTMTVVQRQQCAFVQFATRQAAELAAEKSFNKLIINGRRLTVKWGRSQAAWGRDKDGVNEVGMKLEPVPGLPGALPPPPASEEDTPANYFNLDPSTSPAVMNMPVLPPPGIVPPPPPPPGFGPPVFHSVGNPPPPPMSMRPPGQIHYPSQDPQRMGAHASRHDGS; the protein is encoded by the exons ATGGCGACGTCTCTGGGTTCGAACACGTACAATAGACAGAACTGGGAGGATTCG GATTTTCCCATTCTCTGTCAGACTTGTCTGGGGGAGAATCCATACATCCGCATG ACCAAAGAGAAGTATGGCAAGGAATGCAAG ATCTGTGCAAGGCCGTTCACGGTCTTCCGCTGGTGCCCAGGGGTCCGAATGCGCTTCAAGAAGACAGAGGTGTGTCAGACGTGCAGTAAGATGAAGAACGTTTGCCAGACATGTCTGCTGGACCTAGAATACG GGTTGCCAATCCAGGTTCGTGACACTGGGCTAACTATCAAAGATGACATGCCCAAGTCAGATGTGAACAAAGAGTACTACACACAGAACATGGAGAGagag ATCCAGAATTCAGACGGGACTCGACTTGTGGGCCAACTGGGCAAGGGGCCTGGCTACAGTGATATGCTGCTCAAGTTGGCTCGCACCACGCCCTACTACAAGAGGAACCGGCCACACATCTGCTCCTTCTGGGTGAAGGGCGAGTGCAAGAGGGGTGAGGAGTGTCCTTACAG GCATGAGAAACCCACAGACCCAGATGATCCGCTGGCAGATCAGAACATCAAAGACCGTTTCTATGGCATTAATGACCCTGTGGCAGAAAAGCTGTTAAAACGGGCCTCCACCATGCCCCGGCTGGACCCACCCGAGGACAAGAGTATTACCACATTATACGTGGGTGGGCTTGGAGATTGCATCACAGAACTGGAACTCAG GAACCACTTTTACCAGTTTGGAGAGATCCGAACCATGACCgttgtgcagaggcagcagTGTGCTTTCGTTCAATTTGCCACACGACAGGCAGCAGAGCTGGCTGCAGAGAAATCCTTCAACAAGCTCATCATCAACGGTCGTCGGCTAACAGTCAAGTGGGGCAG GTCACAGGCTGCATGGGGCAGGGACAAAGATGGGGTAAATGAAGTGGGGATGAAGCTGGAACCAGTGCCTGGCCTGCCAGGGG ctctgcctcctcctcctgcttcagAGGAAGACACCCCAGCCAACTACTTCAACTTAGATCCCAGCACATCTCCTGCAGTTATGAACATGCCAGTTCTGCCGCCACCAGGGAtcgttcctcctcctcctcctcctccag GTTTTGGACCGCCTGTGTTCCACTCTGTGGGTAACCCACCTCCTCCGCCCATGTCTATGAGGCCTCCGGGACAAATTCACTATCCCTCCCAGGATCCTCAGCGCATGGGGGCCCATGCCAGCCGTCATGATGGATCCTAG